Proteins from a genomic interval of Siniperca chuatsi isolate FFG_IHB_CAS linkage group LG10, ASM2008510v1, whole genome shotgun sequence:
- the zgc:113278 gene encoding translocating chain-associated membrane protein 1-like 1-like isoform X1, which translates to MGFRKKNKSPPVLSHEFVIQNHADMVSCLAMIILLGLMFEVTAKFAIMFITVQYNVTQVLDEKIEPVNLYQYGPKDVATVFFYLLIAVILHALIQEYILDKMNRRLHLSKTKHSKFNESGQLAAFYLFSFIWGCSILTAEDFATNPTFLWEGYPHTHMVFQVKFFYICQIAYWLHALPELYFQKVRKEDIPRQLYYICLYVVHITGAYVLNLHRLGLVLLVPHYLVELLFHASRLFYFSDENKQKGFTLWALLFVIARLLTLTLSVLTFGFGLPRTKNQGFSLAEGNFNVLTVRMTCLAAICLTQAWMMWKFINFQLKKWREHSQNQASKKKTVSPKSKPHKREPTRGGAANGVVKSDDKTSPRARKAKAS; encoded by the exons ATGGGTTTCCGCAAGAAGAACAAGAGCCCGCCGGTGCTGAGCCACGAGTTTGTGATCCAGAATCACGCCGACATGGTTTCGTGTTTGGCCATGATTATCCTCCTCGGCTTGATGTTCGAG gtCACAGCAAAGTTTGCCATCATGTTCATCACAGTCCAGTACAACGTAACACAAGTTCTTG atgagaagattgagcCAGTGAACCTTTACCAGTATGGCCCTAAAGATGTGGCCACTGTGTTTTTCTACCTGCTTATTGCGGTCATCCTTCATGCCTTGATACAAGAATATATTCTCGAC aaaatgaaCAGGAGGTTGCACCTGTCAAAAACCAAACACAGCAAGTTCAATGAGTCTGGACAGCTTGCGGCGTTCTACCTGTTCTCCTTCATCTGGGGCTGCAGCATCCTGACAGCG GAGGACTTTGCAACAAATCCTACTTTCTTATGGGAGGGTtacccacacactcacatggt TTTTCAGGTCAAGTTCTTCTACATTTGCCAAATTGCCTATTGGCTCCATGCACTTCCTGAGCTGTACTTTCAAAAAGTACGGAAG GAGGACATCCCCCGCCAGCTCTATTACATTTGCCTTTACGTTGTCCACATCACTGGTGCCTATGTCTTAAA CCTCCACCGACTGGGCCTAGTGTTGCTGGTCCCTCACTACCTGGTGGAGCTCCTGTTCCACGCTTCACGCCTCTTCTACTTCAGTGATGAGAACAAGCAGAAGGG tTTTACTCTGTGGGCACTGCTTTTTGTCATCGCCCGCCTCCTCACCCTCACACTCTCAGTTCTGACGTTTGGCTTTGGGCTGCCCCGCACAAAAAACCAGGGCTTTTCCTTAGCAGAAGGCAACTTCAATGTGCTCACCGTAAG GATGACTTGTTTGGCAGCTATCTGCCTCACGCAGGCTTGGATGATGTGGAAATTCATTAACTTCCAATTGAAAAAGTGGAGGGAGCACAGCCAGAACCAGGCCTCAAAGAAGAAGACAGTCAGCCCAAAGAGTAAGCCTCACAAAAGGGAGCCTACAAGGG GAGGTGCTGCCAATGGGGTTGTGAAGTCTGACGATAAAACATCACCACGGGCAAGAAAAGCCAAAGCTTCATAG
- the zgc:113278 gene encoding translocating chain-associated membrane protein 1-like 1-like isoform X2: protein MFITVQYNVTQVLDEKIEPVNLYQYGPKDVATVFFYLLIAVILHALIQEYILDKMNRRLHLSKTKHSKFNESGQLAAFYLFSFIWGCSILTAEDFATNPTFLWEGYPHTHMVFQVKFFYICQIAYWLHALPELYFQKVRKEDIPRQLYYICLYVVHITGAYVLNLHRLGLVLLVPHYLVELLFHASRLFYFSDENKQKGFTLWALLFVIARLLTLTLSVLTFGFGLPRTKNQGFSLAEGNFNVLTVRMTCLAAICLTQAWMMWKFINFQLKKWREHSQNQASKKKTVSPKSKPHKREPTRGGAANGVVKSDDKTSPRARKAKAS, encoded by the exons ATGTTCATCACAGTCCAGTACAACGTAACACAAGTTCTTG atgagaagattgagcCAGTGAACCTTTACCAGTATGGCCCTAAAGATGTGGCCACTGTGTTTTTCTACCTGCTTATTGCGGTCATCCTTCATGCCTTGATACAAGAATATATTCTCGAC aaaatgaaCAGGAGGTTGCACCTGTCAAAAACCAAACACAGCAAGTTCAATGAGTCTGGACAGCTTGCGGCGTTCTACCTGTTCTCCTTCATCTGGGGCTGCAGCATCCTGACAGCG GAGGACTTTGCAACAAATCCTACTTTCTTATGGGAGGGTtacccacacactcacatggt TTTTCAGGTCAAGTTCTTCTACATTTGCCAAATTGCCTATTGGCTCCATGCACTTCCTGAGCTGTACTTTCAAAAAGTACGGAAG GAGGACATCCCCCGCCAGCTCTATTACATTTGCCTTTACGTTGTCCACATCACTGGTGCCTATGTCTTAAA CCTCCACCGACTGGGCCTAGTGTTGCTGGTCCCTCACTACCTGGTGGAGCTCCTGTTCCACGCTTCACGCCTCTTCTACTTCAGTGATGAGAACAAGCAGAAGGG tTTTACTCTGTGGGCACTGCTTTTTGTCATCGCCCGCCTCCTCACCCTCACACTCTCAGTTCTGACGTTTGGCTTTGGGCTGCCCCGCACAAAAAACCAGGGCTTTTCCTTAGCAGAAGGCAACTTCAATGTGCTCACCGTAAG GATGACTTGTTTGGCAGCTATCTGCCTCACGCAGGCTTGGATGATGTGGAAATTCATTAACTTCCAATTGAAAAAGTGGAGGGAGCACAGCCAGAACCAGGCCTCAAAGAAGAAGACAGTCAGCCCAAAGAGTAAGCCTCACAAAAGGGAGCCTACAAGGG GAGGTGCTGCCAATGGGGTTGTGAAGTCTGACGATAAAACATCACCACGGGCAAGAAAAGCCAAAGCTTCATAG